One segment of Tamlana crocina DNA contains the following:
- the rsmA gene encoding 16S rRNA (adenine(1518)-N(6)/adenine(1519)-N(6))-dimethyltransferase RsmA, which translates to MAQHSNQHQVKAKKHLGQHFLNDESVAQKIADTLSLNGYKNVLEIGPGMGVLTKYLLKKDITTYVIEIDTESVEYLKANYLNLAPRIIGKDFLKYDLNEVFKGEPLAIIGNYPYNISSQIVFKALEMRNQIPEFSGMFQKEVAQRICSKEGSKVYGILSVLTQAFYDAEYLFTVPPNVFNPPPKVDSGVLRLTRKENFTLPCDEKLFFRVVKMAFQQRRKTIRNSLKTLNLSDNLKANSIFGKRPEQLSVPEFIELTQLIEADI; encoded by the coding sequence GTGGCGCAACATTCCAATCAACATCAAGTAAAGGCAAAGAAACATTTAGGTCAGCATTTCTTAAATGACGAATCGGTGGCCCAAAAAATAGCCGATACCTTAAGCTTAAACGGCTATAAGAATGTTTTGGAAATTGGCCCGGGTATGGGCGTGCTCACCAAGTATCTTTTAAAAAAGGACATCACCACTTATGTTATTGAAATCGATACCGAGTCGGTGGAATATTTAAAAGCCAATTACTTGAATTTGGCACCTAGAATCATTGGAAAAGACTTTTTAAAGTACGATTTAAACGAGGTGTTTAAAGGAGAGCCGCTTGCCATAATTGGAAATTATCCTTACAATATTTCGAGCCAGATTGTTTTTAAGGCTTTGGAAATGCGCAATCAAATCCCTGAATTTTCGGGGATGTTCCAAAAGGAAGTGGCACAGCGCATCTGTTCAAAAGAAGGGAGCAAAGTGTACGGAATCCTTTCGGTACTTACCCAAGCGTTTTATGATGCCGAATACTTATTTACCGTACCGCCAAATGTGTTCAATCCGCCACCTAAAGTAGATTCGGGTGTATTGCGACTCACCAGAAAAGAAAACTTCACGCTTCCATGCGACGAAAAACTATTTTTCAGAGTGGTGAAAATGGCTTTTCAGCAGCGCCGAAAAACCATTCGTAACAGTTTAAAAACATTGAATTTGTCCGATAATTTAAAAGCAAATAGTATATTTGGCAAGCGTCCCGAACAGTTGAGTGTTCCGGAGTTTATAGAGCTAACCCAATTAATCGAAGCAGATATTTAA
- a CDS encoding GNAT family N-acetyltransferase, producing the protein MNFRKATEQDVPEIVALYADDELGKTREDYQLPLPKVYFDAFKNIVADPNQELVVAENDDGEILGTLQLTFIQYLNRLGALRAQIESVHVKSNQRGKGLGKEMFKWAINRAKEKNAIIIQLTSDKKRPKAIKFYEQLGFEASHEGLKLHF; encoded by the coding sequence ATGAACTTTAGAAAAGCAACCGAACAGGATGTTCCTGAAATAGTGGCTTTGTATGCTGACGATGAACTCGGTAAAACCAGAGAAGACTACCAATTGCCATTGCCCAAAGTTTATTTTGATGCTTTTAAAAACATCGTGGCCGATCCTAATCAAGAATTGGTGGTGGCTGAAAATGACGACGGAGAGATTTTGGGCACGCTACAACTTACATTTATTCAATATTTAAACCGCTTGGGTGCGTTAAGAGCCCAAATTGAATCAGTGCATGTAAAATCAAACCAAAGAGGAAAAGGCTTGGGAAAAGAAATGTTTAAGTGGGCTATAAACCGAGCCAAGGAAAAAAATGCCATAATCATACAGTTGACATCCGATAAAAAAAGACCTAAAGCCATTAAGTTTTACGAGCAATTAGGTTTTGAAGCTTCCCACGAAGGACTCAAATTACATTTTTAA
- a CDS encoding DUF4286 family protein, producing the protein MIIYNVTVNIDESIHGEWLKWIKEHIPQVLGTGKFEKATLTRVLVEEDMGGVTYSIQYRTYSREALDAYYREDADRLRTEGSKKFADKMLAFRTELQIIDEYSVDFN; encoded by the coding sequence ATGATAATTTACAACGTAACCGTAAATATTGACGAAAGCATTCACGGCGAATGGCTAAAATGGATAAAAGAGCACATTCCGCAAGTATTGGGCACGGGCAAATTTGAAAAAGCCACATTAACCCGAGTGTTGGTTGAAGAGGATATGGGCGGTGTAACCTATTCCATTCAATACCGCACATATTCCCGCGAAGCTTTAGATGCTTACTACCGAGAAGATGCTGACAGACTGCGCACGGAAGGTTCAAAAAAGTTTGCCGATAAAATGCTGGCATTCCGGACTGAGCTTCAAATCATCGATGAATATTCGGTAGATTTTAATTGA
- a CDS encoding tetratricopeptide repeat protein yields the protein MRPLFIILFFITTSVFSQNELIANEYFKNGEFEKALLEYKKVYAQSPSNINVINQIISAHQQLEQYDEAESFLVQLMDRVKYPAFYVELGYNYQLKSDLENAKVNYNMALQSIDERPSNVFSVARGFQNHTLLEEAATAYEKAMTLNPDYNFNVQLAQVYGEQGQIEKMFGSYLDFAMSNPIVLSDVKRNINEFVSEDANNENNILFRKMLLKKMQEQPDVLWNELLSWLFIQQNDYKKAFIQEKAIYNREQAGLQRIEELAAICVNEDEPETAKEIYNYLIETAQNPDTKLNAHYHLLQIQIGESSAKDYPQIKNQYLELLNDFGNEANLLSLQISYAHFLAFYMDDPKSASAFLENLLEEPLSQMEQAQLKLELGDILVLQEKFNQALIYYTQIQRNLKNSTISQEARFKVAKASYYKGDFKWAESQLKILKSSTSQLIANDALDLKLLITDNKYEDSLQTALKKYAKADLLAFQNKNNEAINLLDGILNEHKTEPIIAQALYKQAQLFELKKEFEKAKANYEVLIENYRDGILVDDALFHLAKIFENKLSQPEKAKQLYESIIFNHADSIYFVDARKRFRALRGDAIN from the coding sequence ATGAGGCCTCTATTTATCATATTGTTTTTCATAACTACAAGCGTTTTCTCCCAAAATGAGCTAATTGCAAATGAATATTTTAAGAACGGTGAATTCGAAAAAGCCTTATTGGAGTATAAAAAAGTCTATGCCCAGTCGCCGTCCAATATTAACGTTATCAATCAAATTATAAGTGCGCACCAGCAGTTGGAGCAATATGATGAAGCCGAAAGCTTTTTGGTACAGCTTATGGATCGGGTAAAATATCCAGCGTTTTATGTAGAGCTGGGTTATAATTACCAGCTTAAAAGCGATTTGGAAAATGCTAAGGTAAATTACAATATGGCATTACAATCGATTGACGAGCGACCGTCGAATGTATTTTCGGTTGCCCGAGGATTTCAAAACCATACGCTTTTAGAAGAAGCAGCAACAGCTTATGAAAAAGCCATGACCCTAAACCCCGATTATAATTTTAACGTGCAATTGGCACAGGTTTACGGTGAACAAGGGCAGATTGAAAAAATGTTTGGGAGTTATCTGGATTTTGCCATGTCGAACCCTATTGTTTTGAGTGATGTAAAACGTAATATAAACGAGTTTGTATCTGAAGATGCCAACAACGAAAACAATATTCTGTTCCGAAAAATGCTACTGAAAAAAATGCAGGAACAGCCAGATGTGTTATGGAATGAGCTGCTCAGTTGGTTGTTTATTCAACAAAATGACTATAAAAAAGCATTTATTCAGGAAAAAGCCATTTATAACAGGGAGCAGGCCGGCTTGCAACGCATTGAGGAACTGGCAGCGATTTGCGTAAATGAAGACGAGCCCGAAACCGCCAAAGAAATTTATAATTACCTGATTGAAACGGCACAAAACCCCGATACGAAACTCAATGCCCATTATCATTTGCTTCAGATTCAAATAGGGGAAAGTTCGGCTAAAGATTATCCTCAGATTAAAAATCAATATTTGGAATTGTTGAATGATTTTGGAAATGAAGCCAATCTGCTGAGTTTGCAAATATCGTATGCGCATTTTTTAGCCTTTTATATGGACGACCCTAAATCCGCCAGTGCATTTTTGGAAAACCTTTTGGAAGAACCTTTGTCGCAAATGGAACAGGCGCAACTTAAATTGGAACTCGGCGATATTTTAGTGCTTCAGGAAAAATTCAATCAGGCGTTGATTTACTATACGCAAATCCAGCGTAATTTAAAAAACAGTACCATTTCGCAAGAAGCACGCTTTAAGGTGGCCAAAGCCAGTTATTACAAAGGCGATTTTAAATGGGCCGAGTCGCAATTGAAAATATTAAAATCGTCTACCTCGCAACTCATTGCCAACGATGCACTCGATTTAAAGTTGCTAATAACCGATAACAAATACGAAGATTCGCTTCAAACGGCATTGAAAAAATACGCAAAGGCTGATTTACTGGCCTTCCAAAACAAAAATAATGAAGCCATAAACTTGCTCGACGGCATTTTAAACGAACATAAAACTGAACCCATTATTGCTCAAGCATTATACAAGCAAGCCCAATTGTTCGAGTTGAAAAAAGAATTTGAAAAAGCCAAAGCCAATTACGAAGTGCTTATTGAAAATTACCGTGATGGAATTTTGGTGGACGATGCCCTGTTTCATTTGGCTAAAATTTTTGAGAACAAATTAAGCCAACCCGAAAAGGCCAAACAGCTTTACGAAAGCATTATTTTTAACCACGCTGATAGTATTTATTTTGTCGATGCCAGAAAACGTTTTAGGGCACTTCGGGGCGATGCGATTAATTAA